One segment of Patescibacteria group bacterium DNA contains the following:
- a CDS encoding UvrD-helicase domain-containing protein, giving the protein MNNQLADLNSSQKDAVLHDSGPLLIIAGAGTGKTTVITRKIAYLIMEKNIHAEEILALTFTEKAASEMEERVDQLLPLGYNDLWISTFHAFCERILKEYGLEIGLPADFRLLTQTEQWLLVRQNLDRFNLKHYRPLGNPTKFIHDLLKLFSRAKDEEISADAYLEYAENLKLNCDSADFLKSIIKEGGQEDLSPTEIAALKTEEIAKQLEIADAYHTYQQLLLENNALDFGDLINYTLKLFKTRKTVLYKYRSQFKYILVDEFQDTNWAQYELVKLLAEPKNNLTVVGDDDQSIYKFRGASVSNILQFKDDFPGAKEILLTDNYRSCQNILDLSYNFIQRNNPDRLEAKLSKGQKKLSKKLATHLAGVGEINHLHGQTIADEAKAVVDKIIELYNSNKETKWSDFAILVRANASADNFCYLLESANIPYIFMASRGLYGKKIILDIMNWFKVLDDYRENIAMFRVLSLPAWQINLTDFGTLNYQAGKHAWSLFEAAKQNSLLSGLSEEGRKKLLKIAGLIEAQTARAQAGARPTELCQEFLEATGYLKRLTAKDNLENRQELNYLNQFYRKMQMFEKDNLDHSLNNFRALMELELEAGEEGALAPNLEDLSPDSVRIMTVHSAKGLEFKYVFIANLVDRKFPSGSRNDRLELPTALTKEILPEGDAHLQEERRLFYVAMTRAKQGLYFSSAEDYGGARTKKLSRFLLELNEDGFALAATTLAVSGSDLLSTVKSKAVDESLPSGNKPLLPTISFTQLKSFESCPYQYRFAHILRLPIKGKPVFSFGKTMHSTMQKFFILARTKAEAKQKNLFGETGESLEISWDEVKDLYEMSFVDEWYPDVLTKRKYHDHGLDCLKNFFGHWQQTPTLALELEKGFTVKLAPEVSVRGAIDRIDEVNGGLRLIDYKTGSPKKKLETDDKDQLLIYQLAAEQILRQPVKELAYYYFDNNSELSFLGTAKELEKMKEKIIDTVTKIKRGKFPPQPSENTCKWCDYNGICDFRA; this is encoded by the coding sequence ATGAATAATCAATTAGCCGACCTGAATTCCAGCCAAAAAGACGCTGTTTTACATGACAGCGGGCCCCTTTTAATTATCGCCGGGGCGGGTACGGGCAAGACCACGGTTATCACCAGGAAAATCGCTTACTTGATAATGGAAAAAAATATCCACGCAGAGGAAATTTTGGCTCTGACCTTTACCGAAAAAGCCGCGTCCGAAATGGAAGAACGTGTGGATCAACTTCTGCCTTTAGGCTATAACGACTTATGGATTTCTACCTTCCACGCTTTCTGCGAACGCATTCTCAAAGAATACGGCCTGGAAATCGGTTTGCCGGCTGACTTCCGCTTGCTCACCCAGACCGAGCAATGGCTTTTGGTGCGCCAGAATCTGGATCGTTTCAATCTTAAGCATTATCGTCCCTTAGGCAATCCCACCAAATTCATTCATGATTTGCTAAAGTTATTTTCTCGCGCCAAGGATGAAGAAATCTCCGCCGACGCTTATTTGGAATATGCGGAAAATTTAAAATTAAATTGCGACTCGGCTGATTTTCTTAAATCAATAATCAAAGAAGGGGGGCAAGAAGACTTGTCGCCGACAGAAATCGCTGCGCTGAAAACGGAAGAAATCGCCAAACAACTGGAGATCGCCGATGCTTACCACACCTACCAGCAACTGCTACTGGAAAACAACGCCTTGGATTTCGGCGATCTGATTAATTACACCCTTAAACTATTCAAAACCAGGAAAACAGTATTATATAAATACCGTTCGCAATTCAAATATATTCTAGTGGATGAATTCCAAGACACCAACTGGGCGCAATACGAGCTGGTCAAGCTCTTAGCCGAACCCAAAAACAATTTAACAGTGGTCGGCGACGATGACCAATCAATCTACAAATTCCGCGGCGCATCAGTATCCAATATTTTGCAGTTCAAAGATGATTTTCCCGGCGCCAAAGAAATATTGCTGACCGACAATTACCGTTCCTGCCAGAATATCTTGGACTTGTCTTATAACTTCATCCAACGGAACAACCCCGATCGTCTGGAAGCAAAACTATCCAAAGGACAGAAAAAATTATCAAAAAAACTCGCCACTCATTTAGCGGGCGTCGGAGAAATCAATCATCTTCATGGTCAAACCATTGCTGATGAGGCCAAAGCGGTAGTAGATAAAATAATTGAATTGTATAATTCCAATAAGGAAACCAAGTGGTCGGACTTTGCCATTCTGGTGCGCGCCAACGCTTCAGCGGACAACTTTTGTTATCTCTTGGAATCAGCCAATATCCCTTATATTTTCATGGCCTCACGCGGGCTTTACGGCAAAAAAATCATCTTGGACATCATGAACTGGTTCAAGGTGCTGGATGATTACCGCGAAAACATCGCCATGTTCCGCGTTTTAAGCTTGCCGGCCTGGCAAATCAACCTGACTGATTTCGGCACGCTCAATTATCAGGCGGGGAAGCACGCCTGGTCGCTATTTGAAGCCGCCAAACAGAATTCCTTGCTATCCGGGCTATCCGAAGAAGGCAGAAAAAAACTGCTTAAGATCGCAGGGTTGATTGAAGCGCAAACCGCCCGCGCCCAAGCCGGCGCCAGGCCGACAGAACTGTGCCAGGAGTTTCTGGAAGCAACAGGCTATCTCAAACGGTTAACCGCCAAGGATAACTTGGAGAACCGCCAAGAGCTCAATTACCTTAACCAGTTTTATCGCAAAATGCAGATGTTTGAAAAAGATAATCTGGATCATAGTTTGAACAATTTCCGCGCTCTAATGGAACTGGAACTGGAAGCGGGGGAGGAAGGAGCTTTGGCACCAAATTTGGAAGACCTCAGTCCCGATTCAGTCAGAATTATGACTGTTCACTCGGCCAAAGGATTGGAGTTTAAATATGTTTTTATCGCCAACTTGGTTGACAGAAAATTCCCCTCGGGCAGTAGAAACGACCGGCTGGAATTACCTACGGCCCTGACTAAGGAAATCTTGCCCGAAGGCGACGCGCATCTGCAAGAAGAGCGACGGCTGTTTTATGTCGCTATGACGCGGGCTAAGCAGGGGTTATACTTTTCCTCAGCCGAAGACTACGGTGGCGCCAGAACCAAGAAACTTTCCCGCTTCTTGCTGGAGCTAAATGAAGATGGTTTTGCCTTGGCCGCAACAACGCTGGCCGTATCCGGTTCCGACTTACTGTCTACGGTCAAATCCAAGGCCGTAGACGAGTCTTTGCCATCCGGCAATAAACCACTTCTGCCCACCATCTCCTTCACCCAGCTGAAATCATTTGAATCTTGCCCTTACCAATACCGCTTCGCCCACATCCTGCGCTTGCCCATAAAAGGCAAACCAGTTTTTTCTTTCGGCAAGACCATGCATTCAACCATGCAGAAATTCTTCATTCTGGCGCGCACCAAGGCCGAGGCCAAACAAAAAAATCTATTTGGCGAAACCGGCGAATCGCTGGAGATATCCTGGGACGAAGTCAAAGATCTCTATGAAATGTCATTTGTGGATGAATGGTATCCTGATGTGCTGACCAAACGCAAATACCATGATCACGGCCTGGACTGCCTGAAAAATTTTTTTGGCCATTGGCAACAAACGCCGACCCTGGCTCTGGAACTGGAAAAAGGCTTCACTGTCAAGCTGGCACCGGAGGTGTCGGTGCGTGGCGCCATTGACCGCATCGATGAAGTTAACGGCGGATTGCGGCTGATTGACTACAAAACCGGCAGTCCCAAAAAAAAGCTGGAAACGGACGACAAAGATCAATTATTAATTTATCAATTGGCCGCCGAACAGATACTACGACAACCAGTCAAAGAATTAGCCTATTATTACTTTGATAACAATTCGGAATTATCATTTTTGGGCACGGCCAAAGAACTGGAAAAAATGAAAGAAAAAATAATTGATACCGTAACTAAAATAAAACGCGGAAAATTCCCGCCTCAACCGTCGGAAAACACCTGTAAATGGTGCGACTACAACGGCATCTGCGATTTCCGCGCTTAA